From a region of the Dickeya poaceiphila genome:
- the gpt gene encoding xanthine phosphoribosyltransferase — MSEKYIVTWDMLQIHARKMAQRLLPAEQWKGIIAVSRGGLVPGALLARELGIRNVDTVCISSYDHDSQRELKVLKRAEGDGEGYIVIDDLVDTGGTAKAIREMYPKAHFITIFAKPAGKPLVDDYVVDIPQDTWIEQPWDMGVVFVPPLVDC, encoded by the coding sequence ATGAGTGAAAAGTACATCGTCACCTGGGATATGTTGCAAATCCATGCCCGCAAAATGGCTCAACGCTTGCTGCCAGCCGAACAGTGGAAAGGCATTATTGCCGTGAGCCGTGGCGGCTTGGTTCCGGGAGCGCTGCTGGCCCGCGAACTGGGTATTCGTAATGTCGATACCGTGTGTATCTCCAGCTACGATCATGACAGTCAGCGTGAGCTGAAAGTGCTCAAACGCGCTGAAGGTGACGGTGAAGGCTACATCGTAATTGATGATTTGGTGGATACCGGCGGCACCGCCAAAGCTATCCGCGAAATGTATCCGAAAGCTCACTTCATCACTATCTTCGCCAAACCTGCTGGCAAACCGCTGGTGGACGACTACGTAGTGGATATCCCACAAGATACCTGGATTGAACAGCCGTGGGACATGGGCGTGGTATTTGTACCGCCTTTGGTTGATTGTTAA
- the pepD gene encoding beta-Ala-His dipeptidase gives MSALSQLSPQPLWDIFAKICSIPHPSYHEEALAAYIMSWAQERGLHTERDQVGNILLRKPATRGMENRKPVVIQAHLDMVPQKNNDTVHDFTTDPIQPYIDGEWIKARGTTLGADNGIGMASALAVLSDDSVEHGPLEVLLTMTEEAGMDGAFGLQPNWLQGDILINTDSEEEGEIYMGCAGGIDFLTRLPLQREAVPAGYQTVKLVIKGLKGGHSGCDIHLGLGNVNKLLARFLAQHAVELDLRVIDLHGGTLRNAIPREGAITLAVSADKADALKAAAQAYLAVLKHELAAVEKNLTLLLETADSTAAALTTASRDRFIALLNSTPNGVIRMSDDVKGVVETSLNVGVVGMTDTQAEIHCLIRSLVDSGKEYVVSMLTSLGELAGADTQAKGGYPGWQPDAQSPVMHLVRETYQKLFNKTPNIMVIHAGLECGLFKKPYPNMDMVSIGPTITGPHSPDEQVHIASVGQYWKLLTALLKAIPERA, from the coding sequence GTGTCTGCCTTGTCTCAACTCTCCCCACAACCGCTGTGGGATATTTTCGCCAAAATCTGTTCTATTCCGCACCCGTCCTACCATGAAGAAGCGCTGGCCGCTTACATTATGTCCTGGGCGCAAGAACGCGGCCTTCATACAGAACGCGATCAGGTGGGCAATATCCTGCTGCGCAAACCCGCGACACGCGGCATGGAAAACCGTAAACCCGTGGTGATTCAGGCGCATCTGGACATGGTGCCGCAGAAAAACAACGACACCGTACACGACTTCACCACCGACCCTATCCAGCCCTATATCGATGGCGAGTGGATCAAAGCGCGTGGCACGACGCTTGGCGCAGACAACGGTATCGGCATGGCCTCCGCACTGGCCGTCTTGTCTGACGACAGCGTAGAGCACGGGCCGCTGGAAGTACTGCTGACCATGACGGAAGAAGCCGGCATGGACGGCGCGTTCGGCCTGCAACCCAACTGGCTGCAAGGCGACATCCTGATCAATACCGATTCCGAAGAGGAAGGCGAAATTTACATGGGTTGCGCCGGCGGTATCGATTTTCTGACCCGTTTGCCGCTGCAGCGCGAAGCGGTTCCGGCTGGTTACCAGACAGTGAAGCTGGTGATCAAAGGGCTGAAAGGCGGTCATTCTGGTTGTGATATCCACCTGGGGCTTGGCAACGTCAATAAACTGCTGGCGCGTTTTCTGGCACAACACGCCGTGGAACTAGACCTGCGGGTCATCGACCTGCACGGCGGTACGCTGCGTAACGCCATTCCGCGTGAAGGCGCCATTACTCTGGCGGTGTCAGCCGATAAGGCCGATGCGCTGAAGGCCGCCGCGCAAGCTTATCTGGCGGTACTGAAGCATGAACTCGCGGCAGTGGAAAAGAATCTCACTCTGCTGCTGGAAACGGCAGACAGCACAGCGGCAGCGCTGACCACCGCCAGCCGTGACCGTTTCATCGCCCTGCTGAACAGCACGCCGAACGGTGTGATCCGCATGAGCGACGACGTGAAAGGCGTAGTGGAAACCTCGCTGAACGTCGGCGTGGTCGGCATGACTGACACGCAGGCAGAAATCCATTGCCTGATTCGTTCACTGGTCGATAGCGGTAAAGAGTATGTCGTGAGTATGCTCACCTCGCTGGGTGAACTGGCAGGCGCCGACACCCAGGCCAAGGGCGGTTACCCTGGCTGGCAGCCGGACGCACAATCACCGGTTATGCATCTGGTGCGTGAAACTTACCAGAAGCTGTTCAACAAAACCCCCAACATCATGGTGATCCACGCCGGGCTGGAGTGTGGTTTGTTCAAAAAACCGTATCCGAACATGGACATGGTTTCGATTGGGCCGACCATCACCGGTCCTCACTCACCGGATGAACAGGTGCATATCGCCAGCGTCGGCCAGTACTGGAAATTGCTGACCGCGCTGTTGAAAGCCATTCCGGAACGCGCGTAA
- the dinB gene encoding DNA polymerase IV: protein MRKIIHVDMDCFYAAIEMRDNPRLRDIPLAIGGSADRRGVICTANYPARRYGVRSAMATATALRLCPHLTLLPGRMELYKATSSQIRAIFSRYTSLIEPLSLDEAYLDVTDSQHCGGSATLMAQEIRQTIFNELQLTASAGVAPIKFLAKVASEQNKPNGKCVISPAQMEAFLLALPLEKIPGVGKVTAKRLAECGLHTCADVRRYPLTELLREFGKFGRVLWERCHGIDERQISPDRLRKSVGVEKTLAQDIHDWTACEALIERLYDELERRLRRVRPDLHIARQGVKLKFDDFRQTTQEHVWPVLNKLDLLRLARESWEQRREARGVRLVGLQVSLIDPQLERQLVFQWD from the coding sequence ATGCGCAAAATCATTCACGTTGATATGGATTGCTTTTATGCCGCAATAGAGATGCGGGATAACCCGCGCTTGCGCGATATTCCGTTGGCGATTGGCGGCAGTGCTGATCGCCGCGGCGTGATTTGCACCGCCAACTATCCGGCCCGTCGTTATGGCGTACGCAGTGCTATGGCGACCGCTACCGCGTTGAGACTGTGTCCGCATTTGACGCTGTTGCCCGGCAGAATGGAGCTTTACAAAGCGACTTCCAGCCAAATCAGGGCGATCTTTTCCCGTTACACTTCGCTGATTGAGCCGTTGTCGCTGGATGAAGCCTATCTTGATGTGACTGATAGCCAGCACTGTGGTGGGTCTGCCACCCTGATGGCGCAGGAAATCCGTCAGACTATCTTTAATGAGTTGCAACTGACTGCTTCGGCTGGCGTTGCGCCAATCAAGTTTCTCGCCAAAGTCGCTTCTGAACAAAACAAACCCAACGGGAAATGTGTGATTTCGCCTGCGCAAATGGAGGCATTTCTGCTGGCGTTGCCGCTGGAAAAGATCCCCGGCGTCGGTAAGGTGACCGCTAAACGGCTGGCGGAATGCGGGTTGCACACCTGTGCTGATGTGCGTCGCTATCCACTGACCGAACTGCTGCGAGAGTTCGGTAAATTTGGCCGGGTGCTGTGGGAACGCTGCCATGGTATTGACGAGCGCCAGATATCGCCGGATCGCCTGCGTAAATCAGTCGGCGTTGAAAAAACGCTGGCGCAGGATATTCACGACTGGACCGCCTGCGAAGCGTTAATTGAGCGATTGTACGATGAGCTGGAGCGGCGCTTGCGGCGTGTCCGCCCGGATCTGCATATTGCCCGACAAGGGGTAAAACTGAAGTTTGATGATTTTCGTCAGACGACACAGGAGCATGTCTGGCCGGTGCTGAATAAACTGGATTTACTGAGGCTGGCGCGGGAGAGTTGGGAGCAACGGCGCGAGGCGCGAGGTGTTCGGCTGGTGGGGTTGCAGGTGTCGTTGATAGACCCGCAGCTTGAACGGCAACTGGTGTTTCAGTGGGACTGA
- the dpaA gene encoding peptidoglycan meso-diaminopimelic acid protein amidase has translation MHKVAFSLAMLFLLPSVAISNSYADQVSPAVTEAKQQVAGSPVYIQIFKEERVLELYARTGNEYKLVQSYPICKYSGGLGPKMTEGDFKSPEGFYQVDLKQLKPDSHYYRAINVGFPNEYDRAHGYSGRYLMIHGECVSIGCYAMTNTYIAEIYTYVEKALRNGQQKVELAIYPFRMTEQNMKRHSRSNYYKFWSQLQPGYAYFNRTHQPPAVSVLNGQYVVNQSSPVGQPQPQSNYTLAKTK, from the coding sequence ATGCACAAAGTCGCGTTTTCGCTTGCGATGTTGTTTCTTTTGCCTTCCGTCGCCATCAGCAACAGCTACGCCGATCAAGTCTCACCGGCAGTGACCGAAGCAAAACAGCAGGTTGCCGGTTCACCGGTGTATATTCAGATCTTCAAGGAAGAACGGGTACTGGAGCTTTATGCCCGCACCGGCAACGAATACAAACTGGTACAGAGCTACCCTATCTGCAAATATTCCGGCGGTCTTGGTCCCAAAATGACCGAGGGCGATTTTAAAAGCCCGGAAGGATTTTATCAGGTTGATCTCAAACAGCTTAAACCTGACAGCCACTATTACCGCGCCATCAATGTCGGTTTCCCGAACGAGTATGATCGCGCACACGGTTACTCTGGTCGCTACCTGATGATTCACGGCGAGTGCGTGTCTATCGGCTGCTATGCCATGACCAACACGTATATTGCCGAGATTTACACTTACGTGGAGAAAGCGCTGCGCAACGGGCAGCAGAAAGTAGAACTGGCGATTTATCCGTTCCGCATGACTGAGCAAAACATGAAGCGCCACAGCCGCTCCAACTACTATAAATTCTGGAGCCAGTTGCAGCCGGGTTATGCCTACTTCAACAGAACCCATCAACCACCGGCGGTGTCGGTGCTCAACGGGCAGTACGTGGTTAACCAGTCCTCGCCCGTCGGTCAGCCTCAACCCCAGTCAAACTATACGCTCGCCAAAACAAAATAA
- a CDS encoding class II glutamine amidotransferase, translating to MCELLGMSANVPTDICFSFTGLMQRGGRTGPHRDGWGITFYEGNGCRTFKDPLPSFNSPIAELVQNYPIKSCAVVSHIRQANRGKVALENTHPFTRELWGRNWTFAHNGQLKGYRSLKTGHFRPVGETDSEYAFCWLLHQLSQRYPRTPSNWPAVFRYVATLADQLRKKGVFNMLLSDGQFVMGFSSTKLHWITRRAPFGKATLLDDDVEIDFQRQTTPNDVVTVLATQPLTGNETWHPILPGEFVLFCFGERIV from the coding sequence ATGTGTGAACTGCTTGGGATGAGTGCCAACGTCCCAACGGATATCTGTTTCAGTTTTACCGGCCTGATGCAGCGAGGCGGTCGAACCGGACCGCATCGTGATGGCTGGGGGATTACGTTCTACGAGGGAAACGGCTGCCGTACCTTCAAAGATCCGCTGCCCAGCTTCAACTCGCCGATTGCCGAATTGGTGCAGAACTATCCTATTAAATCCTGTGCGGTGGTTTCTCACATCCGCCAGGCTAATCGTGGCAAGGTGGCGCTGGAAAATACCCACCCGTTTACCCGTGAACTGTGGGGCCGCAACTGGACCTTTGCCCATAATGGTCAGCTCAAAGGCTACCGCAGCCTGAAAACCGGTCATTTCCGTCCTGTCGGGGAAACGGATAGCGAATACGCGTTTTGCTGGCTGCTGCACCAGTTGTCGCAACGCTACCCGCGTACGCCGTCCAACTGGCCTGCGGTGTTTCGTTACGTCGCCACGCTTGCGGATCAGTTACGCAAAAAGGGCGTATTCAATATGCTGCTGTCAGACGGGCAGTTCGTCATGGGATTCAGTTCCACTAAGCTGCACTGGATAACCCGGCGGGCACCGTTTGGCAAAGCCACCTTGCTGGATGATGATGTAGAGATCGATTTTCAGCGGCAGACCACACCCAACGATGTGGTCACAGTGCTGGCGACTCAGCCATTGACCGGCAACGAAACCTGGCACCCGATTTTGCCAGGCGAGTTCGTCTTATTTTGTTTTGGCGAGCGTATAGTTTGA
- the lpcA gene encoding D-sedoheptulose 7-phosphate isomerase, translating to MYQDLIRNELKEAASTLNTFLSDDANIQAIQDAAVLLADAFKAGGKVLSCGNGGSHCDAMHFAEELTGRYRENRPGYPAIAISDPSHLSCVSNDFGYDFVFSRYVESLGREGDVLLGISTSGNSGNIIKAISAARAKRMKVITLTGKDGGKMAGTADVEIRVPHFGYADRIQEVHIKAIHILIQLIEKEMAGN from the coding sequence ATGTACCAGGACTTAATCCGTAATGAGCTGAAAGAGGCTGCGTCCACGCTGAACACATTTTTAAGTGATGATGCCAATATTCAGGCGATTCAGGATGCGGCTGTTTTGCTGGCGGATGCTTTCAAAGCCGGTGGAAAGGTACTTTCCTGCGGTAACGGCGGTTCTCATTGTGACGCTATGCATTTCGCAGAAGAGCTGACCGGTCGTTATCGCGAAAACCGCCCTGGTTACCCGGCTATCGCCATTTCTGATCCGAGCCATCTGTCCTGCGTCAGCAACGATTTCGGCTATGATTTCGTGTTCTCCCGTTATGTCGAGTCGCTGGGGCGCGAAGGGGATGTATTGCTGGGTATTTCCACTTCAGGCAATTCCGGCAACATCATCAAGGCGATTAGCGCTGCGCGCGCTAAGCGTATGAAAGTCATTACGCTGACCGGCAAGGACGGCGGCAAGATGGCCGGCACCGCGGATGTGGAAATTCGTGTGCCGCACTTCGGTTATGCCGACCGTATTCAGGAAGTGCATATCAAGGCGATCCACATTCTGATTCAACTAATTGAGAAGGAAATGGCCGGCAACTGA
- the fadE gene encoding acyl-CoA dehydrogenase FadE, which produces MVAVSILIVLMLIGALFYHQLSLRLSSTLLALWVVAMAALNLWSVWLLIPLGLLLLPVLATSWRQRFISAPALKAFRRVMPPMSKTEKEAIDAGTIWWESELFRGAPDWHTLHAYPRPMLTPEEQAFLDGPVEEACRLANDFEITHERADLPPVLWDFLKQHRFFAMIIKKEYGGLEFSAYAQAMVLQKLAGVSSIMAITVGVPNSLGPGELLQHYGTDDQKNHYLPRLASGEEIPCFALTSPEAGSDAGAIPDLGVVCYGHWQGQQVLGMRLTWNKRYITLAPIATVLGLAFRLYDPDHLLGDRDDIGITCALIPTRTDGVKIGRRHFPINIPFQNGPTQGENIFVPLDYIIGGPNMAGQGWRMLMECLSVGRGITLPSNATGGLKSVALATGAYARIRRQFKLPIGKMEGIEEPLARIAGNTYVMDAAATLITSGIMQGARPSVLSAIVKYHCTHRGQRGIIDAMDITGGKGICLGPSNFVARHYQGAPIAITVEGANILTRSLMIFGQGAIRCHPYVLAEMSAAQDNNLKSFDRALFGHLGHIGSNVMRSLWLGLTNGRTSRAPVSDATRRYYQRLNRVSANLALLSDVSMGVLGGSLKRRERLSARLGDVLSQLYLASATLKRYDEEGRQQDDLPLVHWGVQDCLHQAEQAISDLLRNFPNKLVARLLQVVIFPLGHASQAPTDQLDHQLARLLQVPSATRSRLGRGLYLKAGAHHPAAQLEQSLLDILAAEPIHQRLSQSAGHPLPFMRLDTLAEHGLAEGVITQEEASILIQAEASRLRSINVDDFAPDALSAHKVVAEQRLPADTVA; this is translated from the coding sequence ATGGTTGCAGTCAGTATCCTGATTGTCTTGATGCTTATCGGCGCGCTGTTCTACCACCAGCTTTCACTGCGGTTGAGCAGCACATTACTTGCACTCTGGGTTGTCGCTATGGCAGCGCTGAATTTGTGGTCAGTCTGGCTGCTGATTCCGCTGGGCCTGTTACTATTGCCGGTACTGGCAACGTCATGGCGACAGCGATTTATCTCCGCGCCGGCGCTGAAGGCATTCCGTCGCGTGATGCCGCCGATGTCAAAAACGGAAAAAGAAGCGATCGATGCCGGTACCATCTGGTGGGAAAGCGAATTATTTCGCGGCGCACCCGACTGGCATACCCTGCACGCCTACCCTCGTCCGATGTTGACACCGGAAGAACAGGCGTTTCTGGACGGGCCGGTAGAAGAGGCCTGCCGTCTGGCAAATGACTTTGAAATCACCCACGAGCGCGCCGACTTGCCGCCGGTGCTGTGGGATTTTCTGAAACAGCACCGCTTCTTTGCCATGATCATCAAAAAAGAGTACGGCGGACTGGAATTTTCCGCTTACGCACAGGCGATGGTGCTGCAAAAACTGGCTGGCGTATCCAGCATTATGGCGATCACCGTCGGCGTACCCAACTCGCTCGGCCCAGGTGAACTGCTACAACACTACGGCACCGACGACCAGAAGAATCACTACCTGCCGCGACTGGCGAGTGGCGAAGAAATACCGTGTTTTGCACTGACCAGCCCGGAAGCCGGGTCCGATGCCGGCGCTATCCCCGATCTGGGCGTGGTGTGCTACGGTCACTGGCAGGGTCAACAAGTGCTGGGGATGCGACTGACCTGGAACAAGCGCTATATCACGCTGGCTCCCATCGCCACCGTGCTAGGGCTGGCATTCCGACTGTATGACCCGGATCACCTGTTGGGTGATCGGGATGATATCGGTATTACCTGTGCGTTAATCCCCACCCGAACCGATGGCGTCAAGATTGGTCGCCGCCACTTCCCGATTAATATTCCGTTCCAGAACGGCCCGACTCAGGGTGAAAATATTTTCGTTCCACTGGACTACATTATCGGCGGGCCAAACATGGCGGGTCAGGGGTGGCGGATGTTGATGGAATGCCTGTCAGTCGGACGCGGCATCACCCTGCCCTCAAACGCGACCGGCGGCCTGAAAAGCGTAGCGCTGGCAACCGGCGCCTATGCCCGCATTCGTCGCCAGTTCAAACTGCCGATTGGCAAAATGGAAGGGATTGAAGAGCCGCTGGCGCGTATAGCCGGCAACACCTACGTTATGGATGCCGCTGCAACGCTTATCACCAGCGGCATCATGCAAGGCGCACGGCCATCGGTGCTGTCGGCTATCGTCAAGTATCACTGCACCCATCGCGGTCAACGCGGTATCATCGACGCGATGGATATCACCGGCGGCAAAGGCATCTGCCTTGGCCCATCCAATTTTGTTGCCCGTCACTATCAGGGCGCGCCAATCGCCATTACCGTTGAAGGCGCCAATATTCTGACTCGCAGCCTGATGATCTTCGGGCAAGGCGCTATTCGCTGCCACCCGTATGTGCTGGCAGAAATGAGCGCCGCGCAAGACAACAACCTGAAATCCTTTGACCGGGCGCTGTTCGGTCACCTGGGGCATATCGGCAGCAATGTTATGCGCAGCCTGTGGCTGGGGCTGACTAACGGGCGTACCAGCCGTGCGCCGGTCAGCGATGCTACCCGCCGATACTACCAGCGACTGAACCGGGTGAGCGCCAATCTGGCGTTGTTGTCGGATGTGTCTATGGGGGTGTTGGGCGGCAGCCTGAAACGCCGCGAGCGCCTTTCCGCGCGACTGGGAGACGTGCTGAGCCAGTTGTATCTGGCCTCTGCCACGCTCAAGCGCTACGACGAAGAAGGTCGCCAGCAAGACGATTTGCCGCTGGTACACTGGGGAGTACAGGATTGTCTGCATCAGGCGGAGCAGGCCATCAGCGATCTGCTGCGTAACTTCCCCAACAAACTGGTGGCACGGTTACTGCAAGTGGTGATTTTCCCGCTCGGACACGCCAGCCAGGCCCCAACCGACCAGTTGGACCACCAACTGGCGCGCTTGTTGCAAGTACCGTCGGCAACCCGCAGCCGCTTAGGACGTGGTCTGTACCTGAAAGCCGGAGCGCATCACCCGGCGGCGCAGTTGGAACAATCGCTGCTGGATATTCTGGCTGCCGAGCCAATTCATCAGCGTCTCTCACAATCAGCAGGTCATCCGTTGCCTTTCATGCGACTGGATACACTGGCAGAACATGGGCTGGCAGAAGGGGTGATTACACAGGAAGAAGCCAGCATCTTAATACAGGCGGAAGCCAGTCGGTTGCGCTCCATCAACGTAGATGACTTTGCACCGGACGCGCTGAGCGCCCACAAGGTGGTGGCAGAGCAACGGTTACCCGCCGATACGGTCGCCTGA
- the mtnK gene encoding S-methyl-5-thioribose kinase, with amino-acid sequence MSLYRTFNADDAVQYARQYGGVADPQSLITADEIGDGNLNLVFKIRDKQGISRVIVKQALPYVRCVGESWPLTLDRARIEAETLLAHAQYCPQYTVMVLHHDPVLAVMVQEDLSDHEIWRRELVKGHDYPQAAAQLGEYLAQALFHNSDFYQSPHDKKAAVSHFTNPELCQITEDLFFTDPYREHERNQFDPALLPDVLALRDDLPLRCAVAALKHAFLSKAQALLHGDIHSGSIFVAENRLKVIDAEFGFYGPIGFDIGTVLGNLLLNYCGLPGLLPPREAAGARERRLEDIVTLWHTFANRFAGLSREKSRDPALAVEGYVEQFLQQVWHDTVGYCGTELIRRTIGLAHVADLDAIADDAARQSCQRHAIELGRTLILAAAHIDSPEALLARVRQSGA; translated from the coding sequence ATGTCGCTTTACCGTACTTTTAACGCTGACGATGCCGTGCAGTACGCGCGTCAATATGGCGGGGTTGCGGACCCGCAGTCGTTGATAACTGCCGATGAAATCGGTGACGGTAACCTGAATCTGGTGTTCAAGATCCGTGATAAACAAGGCATCAGCCGGGTGATCGTCAAGCAGGCGCTGCCGTATGTTCGCTGTGTCGGTGAGTCCTGGCCGCTGACGCTGGACCGCGCTCGCATCGAAGCGGAAACCTTGCTGGCGCACGCGCAGTATTGCCCGCAATACACAGTCATGGTGCTGCACCATGATCCGGTGCTGGCGGTGATGGTGCAGGAAGATCTGTCCGACCATGAGATTTGGCGGCGCGAACTGGTGAAAGGACACGACTACCCGCAAGCGGCGGCGCAACTGGGGGAATATCTGGCACAGGCGTTGTTTCACAACTCGGATTTTTACCAGTCTCCTCATGACAAAAAAGCGGCGGTGAGCCACTTCACCAATCCGGAGTTATGTCAGATCACCGAAGATCTGTTCTTCACCGATCCGTACAGGGAACATGAGCGCAATCAGTTTGATCCGGCGCTGTTGCCTGATGTACTGGCGCTACGCGATGACCTGCCGCTCAGATGTGCCGTCGCCGCGCTCAAGCACGCTTTTTTGAGTAAAGCGCAAGCGTTATTGCATGGCGATATCCACAGCGGGTCAATTTTTGTGGCGGAAAATCGCCTGAAAGTGATCGACGCCGAATTCGGTTTTTACGGCCCAATCGGGTTTGATATCGGTACGGTGCTGGGCAACCTGTTGCTAAATTACTGTGGGCTGCCGGGGTTGCTGCCGCCGCGTGAGGCTGCTGGCGCACGGGAACGGCGTCTGGAGGATATCGTGACGTTATGGCACACCTTCGCTAACCGCTTTGCAGGACTGAGCCGCGAAAAGAGCCGTGACCCGGCGCTGGCGGTGGAAGGCTATGTTGAGCAGTTTCTGCAGCAGGTATGGCATGATACGGTTGGTTACTGCGGCACTGAACTGATTCGCCGCACCATCGGGCTGGCGCATGTCGCTGATCTCGATGCGATTGCCGATGATGCTGCTCGTCAATCCTGTCAGCGTCATGCCATTGAACTTGGCAGGACGTTGATTCTGGCTGCCGCACACATCGACAGCCCTGAAGCATTACTGGCACGGGTACGTCAAAGCGGTGCCTGA
- the mtnA gene encoding S-methyl-5-thioribose-1-phosphate isomerase has product MQTVNTTSLNIVDNQLWILDQQALPQEKIWCPCPDVDALVNHIRTLRVRGAPLIGLSASLLLALLAEQGLSRTQLAQALDTLRAARPTAVNLMNNLDRMKQALATDDFVNAMAQEALRLIEEDKALCERIADNGAALVKPGSRLLTHCNTGGLATAGVGTAIGVILRAHQQGKVEKVWVDETRPLLQGGRLTAWELGELGIPYHLICDSMAASLMAQGQVDAIWVGADRIAANGDVANKIGTYSLAVLAHYHGIPFYVAAPHTTHDPHCPDGNAIPIEQRTASEVTGVAGSFGHCQWAPHNAPVYNPAFDVTPAALISGWVLDSSVVTPEQVRAGIFQHPLAG; this is encoded by the coding sequence ATGCAAACCGTTAACACCACCAGCCTCAACATCGTTGACAACCAGTTGTGGATTCTGGACCAACAGGCATTGCCGCAGGAAAAAATCTGGTGCCCCTGCCCGGATGTCGATGCGCTGGTCAACCACATTCGCACTCTGCGAGTACGCGGCGCACCGCTGATTGGCCTTTCCGCCAGCCTGTTGCTGGCACTGCTGGCGGAGCAAGGCCTGTCGCGGACTCAGCTGGCACAGGCGCTGGATACGCTGCGCGCTGCGCGCCCGACCGCCGTCAACCTGATGAACAATCTGGATCGCATGAAGCAGGCGCTGGCAACTGATGACTTCGTCAACGCCATGGCGCAGGAAGCGCTACGGCTGATTGAGGAAGATAAAGCGCTGTGTGAACGCATCGCAGATAACGGTGCTGCGCTGGTGAAACCGGGCAGCCGGCTGTTAACCCACTGCAACACCGGCGGGCTGGCGACGGCGGGGGTCGGCACCGCGATTGGCGTCATACTGCGTGCTCACCAGCAGGGCAAGGTGGAGAAAGTCTGGGTGGATGAAACCCGTCCGTTGTTGCAGGGCGGACGACTGACCGCCTGGGAACTGGGTGAATTGGGTATTCCCTATCACCTGATTTGTGACTCAATGGCCGCATCGCTGATGGCGCAAGGCCAGGTTGACGCTATCTGGGTCGGTGCGGATCGCATCGCCGCTAACGGCGATGTCGCCAACAAGATTGGTACTTACAGTCTGGCCGTGCTGGCGCATTACCACGGTATTCCGTTTTACGTCGCCGCCCCACACACCACCCACGATCCGCACTGCCCGGACGGTAACGCCATTCCGATTGAGCAACGCACCGCCAGCGAAGTCACAGGTGTGGCTGGTAGTTTTGGTCACTGCCAGTGGGCGCCGCACAACGCCCCGGTATACAACCCGGCATTCGATGTCACGCCAGCCGCACTTATCAGCGGCTGGGTGCTGGATAGCAGTGTTGTCACCCCGGAACAGGTCAGAGCCGGTATTTTTCAGCACCCGCTGGCGGGATAA
- a CDS encoding 1,2-dihydroxy-3-keto-5-methylthiopentene dioxygenase — protein sequence MSALTIFSDTDARQPVWQSRDADAIKQQLSAIDVRFERWQADRDLSSAPSSEEVLAAYQHEIDKLVAEKGYQSWDVVSIRADNPQKEAMRSKFLSEHTHGEDEVRFFVEGAGLFCLHVNGQIFQILCEKNDLLSVPAGVPHWFDMGSEPHFTAIRLFNNPDGWIAQFTGDAIADAYPKLA from the coding sequence ATGAGTGCCTTAACTATTTTCAGCGATACGGACGCCCGTCAGCCGGTCTGGCAAAGCCGCGATGCAGACGCTATCAAACAGCAACTGAGCGCTATCGATGTGCGCTTTGAACGCTGGCAGGCGGACAGGGACCTGAGTTCCGCGCCTTCTTCCGAGGAAGTGCTGGCCGCGTATCAGCATGAGATTGACAAACTGGTGGCGGAAAAAGGTTACCAGAGTTGGGATGTGGTCAGTATACGGGCCGATAACCCGCAAAAAGAGGCAATGCGCAGCAAATTCCTGTCGGAGCATACCCACGGTGAAGATGAAGTGCGTTTCTTTGTGGAAGGCGCCGGGTTGTTCTGTCTGCACGTGAATGGCCAGATTTTCCAGATTCTGTGTGAAAAGAATGACCTGCTGTCAGTGCCTGCCGGTGTGCCGCACTGGTTCGATATGGGGTCGGAACCGCATTTCACCGCGATTCGCCTGTTCAACAACCCGGATGGCTGGATTGCGCAGTTCACCGGCGATGCCATTGCCGATGCGTACCCGAAACTGGCGTGA